GCGTTGAGTCTCCTCAATTTCCGTACGTAAACTTGCCCCCGCCATCAAGTCTTCTAGGGATTGCTGAGATAATTCACCGTAACTTTCGAAACTTTCCGTACGAAAGTATACATCCCCGTCTGACACATAGGCGTGACCTTTTTCGATGAGACTTTCTATAAACGTAATAATCTCTGGAATGTTATCTTTAACCCGGGGATGCACTGTAGCTCGCTTAACATTTAGTGCACCTGTGTCTTCAAAGAAGGCCTCAATGTATTTATCAGCCAATGCCTCTGTTGTAAGGTCTTCTTCTTTAGCGGCTTTGATAATTTTATCGTCGACATCCGTAAAGTTAGAAACATAGTTCACTTCATAGCCACGGTACTCAAGATATTTACGAATCGTATCAAATGCTACTGTACTACGTGCGTTACCAATATGGATATAATTATAAACCGTAGGCCCACATACATACATCTTTACTTTACCATGCTCAATTGGTTGAAAGGTTTCTTTAGTACGACTTAACGTATTGTATATTTGAATTGCCATCATCCATCTCCTTCTCATCACCCATGTTTCGCTACCATAAGTTGCGACTTAGCGCAACTTTAAAGTTCCTTTTAGGTTTCCCTAATTCTGTTTAATGAAAAAGCGACAGCTACTGTCTACTCAGTAACTATCGCCCAACAATCAATCTTCTATAATTGAGTTTTCACCTGAGAAATATGATCGAGGGTCTTCTCTTTCCCTAATAAAGAAATTACACTCGCCAATTCTGGTCCATGCATTTGGCCACTTACGGCAATACGAATTGGCATAAATAATTTCCGACCTTTGATACCTGTGTCTTTCTGCACTTCTTTAATAAGCGGTTTAATAGCTTCCTCAGTATAATCACCTGCAGGAAGAGCCGTTAACTTGGCTTCAATGCTTTCAATAACCACAGGTGCGGTCTCATTATCACATTCAGCAATCGCTGATTCACTGAGGTGCAACTCATCATTAAAGAATAGTGTACTCAGTTCAACAATTTCAGCCCCATATGATAATTCCTCATGGTAAAGAGAGACTAACTTCTCAACCCATGCTTCTTCTGTTGCAGATAATTCTTCCGGAATAAGACCTTCAGCTTGTAAGTGAGGCTTAGCCAATTCAACGACGCGATTTAAATCAGTCGCTTTCATATATTGGTTATTAATCCATTCTAATTTCTTTGTATCAAAAGAAGCAGGTGAAGTTGATAGACGATTTACATCGAAAATTTCAATCAATTCTTCACGGCTGTAAATTTCATCCTCTCCCTTAGGTGACCAACCTAAAAGTGCAATAAAGTTAAACATAGCTTCAGGCAAATAACCTAATTTACGGTATTGCTCAATAAATTGAAGGATGCCTCCATCGCGTTTACTTAATTTCTTGTTCGTCTCTGAATTAACAATCAAGGTCATATGGCCAAACTCTGGTTGTGACCAACCAAAGGCATCATAAATCATCATTTGCTTAGGCGTATTGGCAATATGATCATCAC
This region of Suicoccus acidiformans genomic DNA includes:
- the gltX gene encoding glutamate--tRNA ligase, which produces MSDKIRVRYAPSPTGELHIGNARTALFNYLFARHNDGDFVIRTEDTDTKRNLAHGEASQLENLSWLGIDWDESAVNPGEYGPYRQSERLDIYRPLIEQLLAEDKAYKCYMTEEELEAEREAQRARGEMPHYGGQHAHLTEEEQAAFEAEGRVPAIRFRVPENTVYEFNDMVKGPIRFESQSISGDWVIQKKDGMPTYNFAVAVDDHYMAITHVLRGDDHIANTPKQMMIYDAFGWSQPEFGHMTLIVNSETNKKLSKRDGGILQFIEQYRKLGYLPEAMFNFIALLGWSPKGEDEIYSREELIEIFDVNRLSTSPASFDTKKLEWINNQYMKATDLNRVVELAKPHLQAEGLIPEELSATEEAWVEKLVSLYHEELSYGAEIVELSTLFFNDELHLSESAIAECDNETAPVVIESIEAKLTALPAGDYTEEAIKPLIKEVQKDTGIKGRKLFMPIRIAVSGQMHGPELASVISLLGKEKTLDHISQVKTQL